A genome region from Bradyrhizobium commune includes the following:
- a CDS encoding esterase-like activity of phytase family protein: MSTQSSRRSFLGHAAAGLSTLALSRHAQAQTSQIEHAVTEPAAIEVNARPIPHFEPRDRSRTRFGALEYRSGLVLTSPYRGFGGLSGLRFLDTSGERFLALSDQGAWFTGRIRYAGNKMVGLDDVEAAPILNAEGRPITEKRFWYDTESLARDGSYVYVGLERVNQIMRFDFAKGGTRARGEVIPTPAAVRKLPINKGLEALVFVPKGKDVSMPLAGTLIAFSERGLDASGNLVAFLIGGPSPGQFSVRRTEKFDISDAVLLPSGELLILERKFSWFTGVNIRIRAIPLKSIAPGALVDGAELFSADLGHEIDNMEGIDAHVSAEGETVLTMISDDNFSLLQRTLLLQFTLVE, encoded by the coding sequence GTGAGCACGCAATCGTCCCGCCGCAGCTTTCTCGGCCACGCGGCGGCGGGATTGTCCACTCTCGCTCTCTCGCGTCACGCGCAGGCGCAGACGTCGCAGATCGAGCACGCCGTCACCGAGCCCGCGGCCATCGAGGTCAACGCCCGGCCGATTCCCCATTTCGAGCCGCGCGACCGCTCGCGCACGCGCTTCGGCGCGCTGGAGTATCGCAGCGGGCTCGTTCTGACCTCGCCCTATCGCGGTTTTGGCGGCCTGTCCGGCCTGCGCTTCCTCGACACCAGCGGCGAGCGCTTCCTCGCGCTCTCCGACCAGGGCGCCTGGTTCACGGGCCGCATCCGCTATGCCGGCAACAAGATGGTCGGGCTCGACGACGTCGAGGCCGCCCCAATCCTCAATGCGGAAGGCCGGCCGATCACCGAGAAGCGCTTCTGGTACGACACCGAGTCGCTCGCGCGCGACGGCTCTTACGTCTATGTCGGGCTCGAACGCGTCAACCAGATCATGCGGTTCGATTTCGCCAAGGGCGGCACAAGGGCCCGCGGCGAGGTGATCCCGACGCCGGCGGCGGTGCGCAAGCTGCCGATCAACAAGGGACTGGAGGCGCTGGTGTTCGTGCCGAAAGGCAAAGACGTGAGCATGCCGCTCGCGGGCACGCTGATCGCATTCTCCGAACGCGGGCTGGATGCGAGCGGCAATCTCGTCGCCTTCCTGATCGGCGGCCCGTCGCCCGGCCAGTTCAGCGTGCGCCGCACCGAAAAGTTCGACATCAGCGATGCCGTGCTCTTGCCCTCGGGCGAGCTTTTGATCCTGGAGCGCAAATTCTCCTGGTTCACCGGCGTCAACATCCGCATCCGCGCGATCCCCTTGAAGTCGATCGCGCCGGGTGCGCTGGTCGACGGCGCCGAGCTGTTCTCAGCCGATCTCGGCCACGAGATCGACAACATGGAAGGCATCGACGCCCACGTCTCGGCGGAGGGCGAGACCGTGCTGACCATGATCTCGGACGACAATTTCTCGCTGCTCCAGCGCACGCTGCTGTTGCAGTTCACGCTGGTGGAGTAG
- a CDS encoding DedA family protein: MTSFLDPLISFVSVHAWLAYLTLFLAALLEAVPVVGSVIPGSTIILALSALVPGGDLKLPWVLLAAVLGAVLGDGSAYWIGHRQKREILNSWPLANYPRVVEESESFFHRFGTWAVFFARFVPPIRAFVPVTAGALGMAPARFYAVNIPAILLWAPAHVLPGVLAVSALHEYAGLPHHGHPYKHMWILTVVGVAIVVAVTVWIYRRRSGGGVAAAKPRG, from the coding sequence GTGACGTCCTTCCTTGATCCCCTCATATCCTTCGTCTCAGTCCATGCGTGGCTGGCCTATCTGACCCTGTTCCTGGCGGCGCTGCTGGAAGCCGTGCCGGTGGTGGGATCGGTGATCCCGGGCTCGACCATCATCCTGGCGCTGAGCGCCCTGGTTCCGGGCGGAGACCTGAAGCTGCCCTGGGTGCTGCTGGCGGCCGTGCTCGGCGCGGTGCTGGGCGACGGCTCGGCCTATTGGATCGGGCACCGGCAGAAGCGCGAAATCCTCAACAGCTGGCCGCTGGCCAACTACCCGCGCGTGGTCGAGGAGAGCGAAAGCTTCTTCCATCGCTTTGGCACCTGGGCGGTGTTCTTCGCTCGCTTCGTGCCGCCGATCCGCGCCTTCGTGCCCGTGACGGCCGGTGCGCTGGGAATGGCACCTGCGCGGTTCTATGCGGTGAACATCCCGGCGATCTTGCTGTGGGCGCCAGCGCATGTGCTGCCGGGCGTGCTGGCGGTGTCGGCCCTGCACGAATATGCCGGGCTACCGCACCACGGGCATCCCTACAAGCACATGTGGATCTTGACCGTGGTTGGCGTCGCGATCGTGGTGGCCGTGACGGTGTGGATCTATCGCCGGCGGAGCGGCGGCGGCGTCGCGGCGGCGAAGCCGCGGGGTTGA
- the cobT gene encoding cobaltochelatase subunit CobT, translating into MTTSNSKFRNSKEAPTEPFKRSVASCLKAIAKSPELEVSFAAERPGLAPGKARLPEPARKMTKRDAAIVRGHADSIALKIACHDAKLHRKLMPGNPQARGVFEAVEQARVEAIGARRMAGVAKNLTAMLDDHFHRGKFDEITDRADAPLADALAMLVRERLTGMAPPTAAKKMVDLWRPILEDKIGKRLDRLDGLVEDQTRFGDAVHDLLSALELGDERNADSEDNDDNDENRDGDNDQSGAEGSPDSDAAQEMSADQAQATSEDMSESAMESAQASTSDTFDDGELGDDETPGEATRPNSHGKNEPRGPEYHAFAPKFDEVIAAEDLCDHDELERLRAYLDKQLAHLQGIVARLANRLQRRLMAQQNRAWEFDLEEGILDPARLSRVVTDPYHPLSFMHEKEATFRDTVVTLLLDNSGSMRGRPITVAATCADILARTLERCGVKVEILGFTTRAWKGGQSREAWLAAGKPANPGRLNDLRHIIYKSADAPWRRARKNLGLMMREGLLKENIDGEALDWAHKRLLARAEQRKILMMISDGAPVDDSTLSVNPGNYLERHLRHIIEEIETRSPVELIAIGIGHDVTRYYRRAVTIVDAEELGGAITEKLAELFSETNTAPTQPASRPRRKLHS; encoded by the coding sequence ATGACGACGTCGAACTCCAAATTCCGTAACAGCAAGGAAGCGCCGACCGAGCCGTTCAAGCGCTCGGTGGCATCCTGTCTGAAGGCGATCGCGAAATCGCCCGAGCTCGAAGTGAGCTTCGCCGCCGAGCGGCCGGGCCTTGCGCCGGGCAAGGCACGGCTGCCCGAGCCGGCGCGCAAGATGACGAAGCGCGATGCCGCGATCGTGCGCGGCCACGCCGATTCCATCGCGCTGAAGATCGCCTGTCACGATGCCAAGCTGCATCGCAAGCTGATGCCGGGCAATCCGCAGGCGCGCGGCGTGTTCGAGGCGGTCGAGCAGGCCCGCGTCGAGGCGATCGGCGCGCGCCGCATGGCCGGCGTCGCCAAGAATCTCACCGCGATGCTCGACGATCACTTCCATCGCGGCAAGTTCGACGAGATCACTGACCGCGCCGATGCGCCGCTGGCGGATGCGCTCGCGATGCTGGTGCGCGAACGCCTCACCGGCATGGCGCCGCCGACGGCCGCAAAGAAGATGGTCGATCTCTGGCGGCCGATTCTCGAAGACAAGATCGGCAAGCGGCTCGACCGGCTCGACGGGCTGGTCGAGGACCAGACCCGGTTCGGCGATGCCGTGCACGATCTGCTCTCGGCGCTCGAGCTCGGTGACGAGCGCAACGCCGACAGCGAAGACAATGACGACAACGACGAGAACCGCGACGGCGACAACGACCAGTCCGGCGCCGAAGGCTCGCCGGACTCCGACGCCGCCCAGGAGATGAGCGCCGACCAGGCGCAGGCGACGTCAGAGGACATGAGCGAGAGCGCGATGGAAAGCGCGCAGGCCTCGACGTCTGATACGTTCGACGACGGCGAGCTCGGCGACGACGAGACGCCGGGCGAGGCGACGCGTCCGAATTCGCACGGCAAGAACGAGCCGCGCGGGCCGGAATACCACGCCTTCGCGCCGAAATTCGACGAGGTCATCGCCGCCGAAGACCTCTGCGACCATGACGAGCTGGAGCGGTTGCGCGCCTATCTCGACAAGCAGCTCGCGCATCTGCAGGGCATCGTCGCCCGTCTCGCCAACCGGCTGCAACGCCGCCTGATGGCACAGCAGAATCGCGCCTGGGAGTTCGACCTCGAAGAGGGCATCCTCGACCCCGCGCGCCTGTCGCGCGTCGTCACCGATCCCTATCATCCGCTGTCCTTCATGCACGAGAAGGAGGCGACGTTCCGCGACACCGTGGTGACGCTGCTGCTCGACAATTCCGGCTCGATGCGGGGACGCCCGATCACGGTGGCCGCAACCTGCGCCGACATTCTCGCCCGCACGCTGGAGCGTTGCGGCGTCAAGGTCGAGATCCTCGGCTTCACCACCCGCGCCTGGAAGGGCGGGCAATCGCGCGAAGCGTGGCTGGCCGCCGGCAAGCCGGCCAATCCCGGCCGTCTCAACGATCTCCGCCACATCATCTACAAATCCGCGGACGCCCCCTGGCGCCGCGCGCGGAAGAACCTCGGCCTGATGATGCGCGAGGGTCTCCTCAAGGAGAACATCGACGGCGAGGCGCTGGACTGGGCGCACAAGCGCCTGCTCGCGAGGGCCGAGCAGCGCAAGATCCTGATGATGATCTCGGACGGCGCGCCGGTCGACGATTCCACGCTGTCGGTCAATCCCGGCAATTATCTCGAGCGGCATCTGCGCCACATCATCGAGGAGATCGAGACCCGCTCGCCGGTCGAGCTGATCGCGATCGGCATCGGCCATGACGTGACGCGCTATTATCGCCGCGCGGTGACGATCGTGGACGCCGAAGAGCTCGGCGGCGCCATCACCGAAAAGCTCGCCGAGCTGTTCAGCGAAACCAACACCGCGCCCACGCAACCGGCCAGTCGCCCGCGTCGCAAACTGCATTCGTGA
- the cobS gene encoding cobaltochelatase subunit CobS, whose protein sequence is MSKVEEVSGLPDMKVSVRQVFGIDSDLEVPAYSEVDPHVPEVDSDYRFDRATTLAILAGFARNRRVMVTGYHGTGKSTHIEQVAARLNWPCVRVNLDSHISRIDLVGKDSIVVRDGKQVTEFRDGILPWALQHNIALVFDEYDAGRPDVMFVIQRVLEVSGRLTLLDQNKVIKPHPAFRLFSTANTVGLGDTSGLYHGTQQINQGQMDRWSIVTTLNYLSHDEEVEIVLAKAKHYRTQEGRDIVNKMVRLADLTRNAFANGDLSTVMSPRTVITWAENADIFGDIGFAFRVTFLNKCDELERPLVAEFYQRCFNAELPESAVNVALS, encoded by the coding sequence ATGTCCAAAGTTGAGGAAGTTTCCGGTTTGCCCGACATGAAGGTGTCGGTGCGCCAGGTGTTCGGGATCGACAGCGATCTCGAAGTGCCGGCCTATTCCGAAGTCGATCCTCACGTGCCCGAAGTCGACAGCGACTACCGCTTCGACCGCGCCACCACGCTTGCCATTCTCGCCGGCTTCGCCCGCAACCGCCGCGTGATGGTGACCGGCTATCACGGCACCGGCAAATCCACCCATATCGAGCAGGTCGCCGCCCGCCTGAACTGGCCCTGCGTGCGTGTCAACCTCGACAGCCACATCAGCCGTATCGACCTCGTCGGCAAGGACTCGATCGTGGTCCGCGACGGCAAGCAGGTCACCGAATTCCGCGACGGCATCCTGCCCTGGGCGCTCCAGCACAACATCGCGCTGGTGTTCGACGAATACGACGCCGGCCGGCCCGACGTGATGTTCGTGATCCAGCGCGTGCTGGAGGTCTCCGGCCGTCTGACGCTGCTGGACCAGAACAAGGTGATCAAGCCGCATCCGGCGTTCCGGCTGTTCTCGACCGCCAACACGGTCGGCCTCGGCGACACCTCGGGCCTCTATCACGGCACCCAGCAGATCAACCAGGGCCAGATGGACCGCTGGTCGATCGTCACCACGCTGAACTATCTCAGCCATGACGAGGAAGTGGAGATCGTGCTGGCGAAGGCCAAGCACTATCGCACCCAGGAAGGCCGCGACATCGTCAACAAGATGGTGCGCCTTGCCGATCTGACCCGCAACGCCTTCGCCAACGGCGATCTGTCGACGGTGATGAGCCCGCGCACGGTGATCACCTGGGCGGAAAACGCCGATATCTTCGGCGATATCGGCTTTGCCTTCCGCGTCACCTTCCTCAACAAGTGCGACGAGCTCGAGCGTCCCCTGGTCGCCGAGTTCTACCAGCGCTGCTTCAACGCGGAGCTGCCGGAATCGGCGGTCAACGTGGCGCTGAGCTGA